In Leifsonia sp. ZF2019, a genomic segment contains:
- a CDS encoding EXLDI protein — translation MGEVEVDVSDGPVITVKRFTGRQLLRFESQDGSRSITYRVYATSGGQIAVYQREGPNWRLFISPHEDAPVWNNPRTWSEDWWRSGQRSLSVFPDTAAMANELPPELVQATMTALTVPDVEDLDI, via the coding sequence ATGGGCGAAGTCGAAGTCGACGTCAGCGATGGCCCGGTGATCACGGTGAAGCGTTTTACGGGGCGTCAGCTCTTGCGGTTCGAGAGTCAGGACGGTTCGCGCTCGATCACCTACCGCGTGTATGCGACCTCCGGAGGACAGATCGCGGTCTACCAGCGCGAGGGTCCGAACTGGCGACTCTTCATCTCACCACACGAGGACGCCCCCGTATGGAACAACCCAAGGACGTGGTCGGAAGACTGGTGGCGGTCAGGTCAACGATCTCTGTCGGTCTTCCCCGATACTGCGGCGATGGCGAACGAGTTACCGCCAGAGCTGGTCCAAGCCACGATGACAGCGCTCACGGTCCCCGACGTCGAGGACCTCGACATCTGA